In the genome of Desulfonauticus submarinus, the window TAGCCAACTCTAATAAAGCAAGGGAAGCCTTAAGTAAATTAGATTGGATGGTAGTAGTTAATATCTTTGATAATGAGACAGCCTCTTTTTGGAAAGGCCCAGGAGTTGATCCTTATCAGGTAAAAACAGAAGTATTTTTCTTACCTTGTGCAGTTTCTGTAGAAAAAGAAGGTAGCATCACGAATTCTGGTAGATGGATGCAATGGAGATATAGAGCGGCTAAACCATTGGGAGACTCTAGACCAGATGGCGATATTATCTGTGACTTGTTTAAACGAATAAAACAATTATATCAAAACGAAGGAGGAGTGTATCCAGATCCAGTAGTCAAGCTAAGTTCTGAAAAATGGGTAAATGAAAAAGGAGAGTATGATCCTCATAAAGTTGCCAAAATAATTAATGGTTACTTTCTCAAAGATGTTAAAGTAAAAGGAAAAACATTTAAAGCAGGTACTCTTGTACCTAGCTTTGCCTATTTACAAGCAGATGGCTCTACTTGTTCTGGAAACTGGCTCTATTGCGGATCTTATACAGAAAAAGGAAATATGGCCGCAAGACGCGATAAAACTCAAAGCAAAGAACAAGCTAAAATTGGCCTCTTTCCAAAGTGGTCTTGGTGTTGGCCAGTAAACAGAAGAATTCTGTATAATAGAGCGTCTGTGGATCTTAGAGGCAAGCCTTATGCCCCTCAAAAACCTGTCATTATTTGGAATGGTTCAAAATGGATAGGCGATGTTCCTGATGGTGGTTGGAAACCTGGCACAAAATACGCCTTTATTATGCGCAAATATGGTCATGGACAAATATTTGGGCCAGGTAGAGCAGATGGACCATTCCCTGAGTACTATGAGCCATTGGAAAGCCCTGTCAAACAGCATCCATTTTCAAAACAACTGCATAATCCGTTGGCCCTCACTTTTAAGTCAAAACTTGAAAAACTTTCCTTTAACAATCCAAAATACCCAATTGTATGTACAACCTATAGGGTTACTGAACACTGGCAAACAGGAGTTATGACTAGATGGCAACCCTGGCTTTTAGAAACAGAACCTCAACTATTTGTAGAAATGAATCCTGAACTGGCTAAAGAAAAAGGTATTAAAAATGGCGAATTAGTTATTGTAGAAAATGAGCGAGGTAGGCTCAAAGCAGTGGCCATAGTTACCTCCAGATTGAGACCATTTAAAATTATGGGCAAGATAGTTCATCAAGTAGGTCTACCTTGGCATTATGGTTGGGTACATCCTAAAAACGGAGGTGATGCTGCAAATTTACTCACCCCTTCTGTAGGTGACCCTAACACTGGTATACCTGAAACCAAGGCCTTTATGGTCAATGTTCGTAAAATTTAAGGAGGTAACTTATGGAAGGAAAAGCATTTTTCATAGATTTAACTAGATGTACGGCGTGTAGAGGATGCCAAATAGCATGTAAAGAATGGCATAAACTACCTGCAGAAGAAACTAAAAACTGGGGATCTCACCAAAACCCCAAAGATTTATCCTATATTACTTATAAACTGGTACGGATGAAAGAAGTAGTAGATAAAAAAGGTCATATTCAAAATTGGCTCTTCTTCCCTGAACAATGCAGGCATTGTTTAGAGCCACCATGCAAAATGGCAGCTGATGACTATGACCCAGAAGCAATTATTCATGATCCTCTAACAGGAGCAGTAATTTTTACTGAAAAGACCAAAAACTTGCCATTCAATGAAATAAGAGAGGCGTGTCCTTATAATATCCCAAGACAAGATCCTAAAACCAAGATTATTGCTAAATGTGATATGTGTATAGATAGAGTTCAAAATGGACTTTTACCTATTTGCGTTAAGACTTGTCCTACAGGAGCGATGAATTTTGGGGATAGAAAAGAAATGGTTGCCTTGGCTAAAAAAAGACTGGCTAAAGCAAAGAAAATCTATCCACATGCTTCGTTGGGAGACCTAGGAGATGTCCGTGTAATTTATTTATTCCAAGAAAAACCTAACAACTACTATGAATTTGCAGTGGCAAGTTTAGACAAAAACAAATACTTAAGCCGTAAAGAACTGCTGGCAAAAGCATTTGCCCCTCTCAAACATATTCAGACTGGTTAAGACCCTCCTCATCCAAGGCACTGGGAATATTCCCAGTGCCTTCTACTTTAAATAAAACATAATGCCCTTGCGAATAATCATAACTGAAATTGCAGCCAAAAGTAAGCTAGCCAACTTTGAAATAGTTCTTGCTCCATTCTTACCTAAAAATTTATAAACACTTCTTGCAAACCAAAAAACAATTCCTACTAATCCAATATTGATAGTAACTGCTATTGCAGTAGGCCAAAAACCATGTTCATTCATCAATAAAAGAGATGTCGTCATAACAGCAGGTCCTGCAATAATAGGGACCCCTAATGGGACCGGGCCAATATCAGAAGGATCAACTTTTCTCCTTTTCTTTTCCACAGAAACCAAATCTACCACTGACATAATTAAAAGCAAGATACCGCCTGAAACCATAAAATCAGCAACACTTAGTCCCAAAAGACGTAAAACATAAGTGCCTCCTAAAAGAAATAAAATTGCTACTACTAAAGCCGTTAAAACAGATTGAATGGCAACCTGCCTTAACTTCTCTAAAGAAAGCTCTTGAGTAAGGGCCATAAACAAAGGCAAAATACCTAAAGGATCCACAGCAATAAAAAGAGGAACAAAACTTAACCAAAAATTTTCCACTAATCCCTCCTTTAACTTACTTTAATGGTTAATAAAAAGTACTGAAAAATAAAATAAAAAAACTATTGACAGTTGATCAATAGAGCCTTATTTCGCTTCTCCATCAATTTTTTCTTTTAGGAGAAAACCATGAAAGAAGTAACAAAATTCTTAGCCCATCAAAAACTAAATTTTAAAGATAAATACTTTAGCATGCCCATTTCTTTTACCTTAAAAGAGGTAGGATGCATACTTTTCGATTTCTTTTTTGTCCAGGTAAAAAAAACCAGAATGATGTTCACCTATTATCCACCAATGCCCAAACGCTAAAGCATTAAGGACTGCCCTTGTCTGGTCATAAATATATGTAGTCCTTTGGATTTGCCCAAAAGTTGAAAAGAGCGCTCTAATTTTAAAAGCTCATCATCTTTTCTATTTTGAGAATGGTGAAAAAGACCCAAAGACTTTACTTTAGCGTTAAAAGCGAATTCTAAAACTGCTTCCATACGAGAGTGCCCCCACCCTTTTGTCCGTTTATATTCTTGTGAAAGATATTCTGCATCATGGATTAACAAATCAGCAGAAAAACAAAACTCTAAATACTCTTCATAGCTTTTTGAATTAACATGGTTAAACTCTAACTCATTATCTGTTAAATAAACAAAGGTCTTGCCATTATATTTAAATTTATACCCTAATCCAGAATCAGGATGTGAAATGGGTATGGCCTCTATTTCTAAATCTTCTTTTTTAAAAGGGAAATCCACAGGTCTAGATATAAATCTACTTTCCACTTCTTGTTTTTCCACAGGAAAATAAGGTTTTCTAAAAAGATCTAAAATATACTCTACAACATCTCCTTGAACCTGAAAATTATAAAAGATTTCTAAAGTAGCCCCTTCATATATAGGACGGAAAAAAGGTAATCCTAAAATATGATCCCAATGAACATGTGTAAATAAAAAATTAAAATTTTTCTTTTCTTGTATAGATGCCATATTCCCAAGTTCTCTAATTCCAGTTCCAGCATCTATGATAAACTCTGTCTGAGGAGTTTTAATCTGAATACAAGGAGTATTTCCACCAAATTCTACATATTCTCTTCCACTTACTGGAATCCCTCCTCTACATCCCCATAACACTATCTCCATCTATTCCCCCCACTACAATAAAATTATATCTAAATTTTAAAATTCGATATTTTAAATAAAGATGTACTTCAAAAGTAAAGTTTAGATATAACTTGCTTTGTCTAAAAGTTTTCATTAGTTTTAAATATAATTTAACGTCAAGCTAAAAGGATGATAGGTTTTATGAAAAAATCTAACACTATCTATTTTTTATTTATTTTCTTTTTAACTTATTCTCTAGGGGTGGTTTTGAGGTTATGGGAACTCCCCCTTTGGAATGCTCCTCATTTACATGTAAGTGGAGAACCTATCATGGCCACCCATGATGCCTATGCCTGGCTTGCTGGAGCAATAGGGACAGGAAACCATTATAATGCTCCCATGTCCACTATTTTATCCCTTTTGCACAATATAACAGGAATAAATGTAGCTACAATTAATTTTTGGCTTCCTGTTATTGTAGCTCCTTTAGTTTGTTTACCTATTATTTTTATTTGTCAATTGTTTGGAATAATAGAAGCAAGCCTAGTAGCTGGAACGATTGCTTCTTTAGGTACAGGATATTTTTTACGCACCAGAATGGGTTATGGAGATACAGACATTTTAACTATTTTCCTTCCACTCGCTTATTGTGCTGGCCTTATTTATTGGCTAAAACCATTTATAAATAATTGGAGAAGAAAAGATTATGAATTTACCCTTATTCTCAAACAACATCTTTTAAAAGGTTCTATCTTCACTGGTTTTATCCTTTTATTTTATAACTGGTTTTATCCTAATGCCTACCCTATAGTAATGTATACTTATATTTTTACTATATTTCTCAGCTTTCTGCTCACCCCTAAAAAAATTTTCATCAACCTTTTACCTGGCTTTATTATTATCCTAATCATTGGATTTGGGGAGTTAATAGGCCTACTTCTAGCATCTATTTTTGTTTACCTTACTTACACAGAAACCAATAACAATAAAAAAACTCTATTCAATCTTGTATTTTTAAGCTGTGCCTTGGGTTTACTATTTTATCATAAACACTGGGGAGCTATCTTAAGCCTTATTGATCCTATATTAAATTATGCTAAAATATTTCCTTTTCTTGAAGTAAAAAAATATTCTATTAAATTACCTCAAGTATTAGCTAGTATAAGAGAAGCTCAAAATGTTTCTCTTACAATGCTTATTCAGAGAGTAGGCCAAAATCCTTACATTTTTTTCCCAGGGCTTATCGGCTTTGTCTTAGCTTGTACCCGTTTTCCCCTCTTACTTATTTTCTTACCCCAATTAGGACTATCTATACTGTCTTTTAAACTAGGCAATCGATTTACCATGTATGGTCCGCCAATTATTGGCTTAGGGCTTAGTTTAGGGTTAACTTTTATATTAGAAAAAATAAAGATAAAACCTCTTATCTTATATCTTTTGCTTACATGCTTTGTTATTTATCCTACAATAAATCTTGTTAAAATTTTAAAACCAACTCCTGTTTTACCTCAAGTATACGCTAAATCATTCCTCGAGATAGATAAAATTGCTAACCCCAAGGCTCAACTTTGGCAGTGGTGGGACTATGGCTATGCTGCCCAATATTATGCTAAAAGAAAAAGTTTTGGAGATGGGGGAAGACATAACGGTCCGTATCTTTACCCTCTGGCTTTAGCCCACACTACTTCATCTCCTCTTCAAGCAGCCCAAATTATCAAATTCACAGCCCAAGACCAGCAGGAACAAATTACAGAAATGCAACAAAATGGGACTAATCCGTCAAACCCAGGAGCAAAAATTTTATACTGGCCAATAGACCCTGTACGCAAACTCAATCTAATGGGAGCCACCAAGGCACAAACTTTTATTGATAGTTTAAAAGAAAAGACGTTAAACTTTTCTGCTAACATTCCAGAACAATACTTTGTGCTCTCATGGGAAAACCTTAATTTAAGTTATTGGATAAGCTATTTTGGCAACTGGAACCTAATTACAGGCCAAGGAGTACATGGAGGATTTAAACGTTTAAAAGGAAAAATCGATTTAAACCTCTCTAAAGGACTTGTTTCTTTTTCTGGTAAAACTCTTCCTATGATCAAACTTTTAATAATAAAAAAAGATGGTACTAGCATAGAAAAATCATGGTTACATTCTAAAGGATTATATATTATATATAATGAATATTTACCTCAAGTAATTGCTATGGATAAAACTATTTATAATTCTATGATGGTACAAATGCTTTTAAACAATCCCAATAAATTTAAACCACATTTTACATTAGTATTAGATAAATTCCCGTGGGTAAGGGTGTACAAAGTTAACTAATATTAATTATATGAGGCATATTATGCAAGAATTCAAACTAAACTTGTCTCCTGAAGAAAAAAAATATCTTAAAGAAATTGCAAAGCTAAGCATTTTAGAAAAATTTAGCAACAAAAAAACAAATTATCCTAAACCATGCACTGACCAATTAGAAAAACACTTTGGAGCCTTTGTTACCTTGAAAAAAAATGGAAACTTACGAGGATGTATCGGGCAAATTATTGGACAAAAGCCCCTCTGGAAAACCATTATTGAAATGGCCAAAGCTGCTGCTTTTGAAGATCCAAGATTTCCACCTCTTCAACCTTCAGAAATAAACGACATCGAGATAGAAATTTCTATTCTAAGTCCTTTTAAAAAAATTAAAAATATCCAAGAAATCAATCCTGGCCAGCATGGCCTTTTTATTCAAAAAGGATACTATTCTGGCTTACTTTTACCCCAAGTAGCAACAGAATGGAATTGGGATAAAAAAACTTTCTTAGAACATACCTGCCTAAAGGCAGGCCTAAATCCTGACTGCTATAAAGACCCAGATACTGATATTTACGTGTTTGAAGCTGTAGTCTTTTAAACTTTTAAATTTAAAAATATTACCTAGTCAAAAGCCTTAAACAGTCTTATCTTAATATAAATCTTAAAAATGTGTAGAGATTTTAAATGATTAGAATTACAGAAATTTTAGATAAAGCAAAACAATATTTGCCTAACAAAGATATTGCCTTAATCCAAAAAGCATATGTATTCTCAGCTGCTGCGCATGCAGGCCAGATTAGATTAAGCGGCGAACCTTATCTTTCTCATCCATTAGAAGTAGCCAATATTTTAACAGATCTTTATTTAGATGGCGCAACAATTGCTGCAGGACTTCTTCATGATACTGTTGAAGATACTCAAACAACCATTGAAGAAATAAGAGAACAATTTGGAAAGCAAGTGGCCAAAATTGTAAATGGCGTCACTAAAATAAGTAAAATTAACTTTACTTCCAAAGAGGAGGCCCAAGCTGAAAACATTAGAAAAATGATTTTGGCCATGGCAGATGACATTAGAGTAGTCTTGGTAAAATTAGCTGATAGACTACACAACATGAGAACTTTAGAGCATCAAAAAGAAATCAAACAAAGATTAATTGCCCAAGAAACTTTAGAAATATATGCTCCATTAGCAAATAGATTAGGATTATATCGTATAAAAGTAGAATTAGAAGACCTAAGCTTGCGCTACAGTAAGCCTGATATTTATTTTCAAATTAAAGAAGGAATAAAAAACCTTCAAATAACAGGCACTCAATACATAGAAAAGGTATCAGACATATTACAAAATTTACTCAACCAAAATAAAATTCAAGGAAAAGTAAGTGGCAGGATTAAGCATATATACAGCATTTATCATAAAATGGAAACCCAAAATTTATCTTTAGAACAAGTCTATGATATTATTGCCTTTAGAATTATAGTTAAAAGTGTTAAAGAATGTTATTCTGTATTAGGTCTTGTACACTCTCTTTGGAAACCTGTTCCTGGTCGCTTTAAAGATTATATCTCTATGCCAAAGGCTAATATGTATCAAAGCTTACATACTACTGTAATTGGACCTGATGAGGAACGCATAGAGATACAAATAAGAACAGAGGAAATGCATAGGATTGCTGAATATGGTGTAGCTGCTCACTGGAAATACAAAGAAGATGGGACCAAATTAAATGAAAAGGATGTGGAAAAGTTCTCTTGGCTTCGTCAGATATTGGATTGGCAAAAAGAATTAAAAGATCCTAGAGAATTTATGGCTTCTCTACGTTTCGATCTTTTTCAAGACGAAGTTTATGTATTTACTCCAGCAGGGGAAATCAAAGAACTTCCAGAAGGAGCTACTCCAGTAGATTTTGCTTATCTTATTCATTCTCAGGTAGGGGATCACTGTGCAGGTGCAAAAGTAAATGGCAAGCTCGTTCCTTTGAATACAAAACTTAAAAATGGCGATGTCGTGGAAATTATAACCGATCCACACAGGCATCCTAGCCGAGATTGGCTAAAATTTGTTAAAACCGCAAAAGCTCGCACAAGGATAAAACACTGGATTAGAAATGAAGAAAGAGAAACCAGCATTGCCTTAGGGAAAGAGGTCTTAGAAAAAGAAGCGCGCAAGTTAGGATTAAACCTACAAACTCTTATTAAAGAAGAGAAATTACTTGAAGTAGCCCAAGAATTTTCTTTTAAAACTGAAGATGACCTATTTTCTGCCGTAGGTTATGCTAAAATAAGGCCTCGTCAAATTCTAAACCGTTTCTTACCTAAAAAAGATACTCTAGTAGAAAAGAAAGATAAAAAAGAAATCACCTCAGAACAAAAAAAACCTGGTGTACGGATAAAAGGAGTAGGAGATGTTTTAATCCGTTTTGCTAGATGCTGTAATCCTGTTCCTGGAGATCCGATTATTGGTTATATCAGCAGGGGCAAAGGCGTAACTATTCATACCTTAGACTGTCCTAATGTTAAAGATATGGAACCTGAACGAAAAATAGATGTTTTTTGGGATATTCCTGAAGCTCCTAGCACTTTTCCTGTAAAAATAAAAATAATTTGTGTTAATAAAAGAGGAATGTTAGCTAAAATTAGCCATACTCTTTTTAAAGAAAATATAGATATTGATTCTGGACAGTTTCGTTCCAATGTAGATGGAAAAACTGAACTTATCTTTACAATCTTGGTAGAAACAAGCTCCCATCTCTATAAAGCTATTGCAGCATTACAAAAGATCCCTGGCGTACAAGAAGTATTAAGAGTAACCATGGGTAAAAATTAGAAAAGAGGGACAAGGTTGTCCCTCTCTATCTACTTGCTATCTTTTAAAAATCTAAGCAGAAACCAACTCTATCTCAAAGACTAAATCTTCTCCAGCCAAAGGATGATTGGCATCAATGGTCAATGCATCTTCTTTTACCTCTACAATAAAAGCAGGAAACTCTTGTCCCTCTGGGCTGCGAAGCAAAATCTGTTGCCCTACTTCACGTGGTATATCTTCAGGTACTGTTTCTAAAGGAATATCTATAATCATATCCTCGCGTTTTGGCCCATAAGCTTGTTCACAAGGAATAGTTATTGTCTTTTTTTCTCCCACTTCCATCTCAGCAACAGCTTCTTCAAAACCAGGTATTACCTGTTTTTGACCAATAGTAAACGTAAGAGGTTCTCTCCCCTCAGAACTATCAAACACTGTGCCGTCTGCCAATTTGCCTGTGTAGTGTACACTTACTTGTGTACCTTCTGCGATCTTACTCATAAAAACTCCTAATTTTTTAGTTAATTTAATCTGAGCGCATTTATTTGCGTCTCTCTCCCTGCCTATTTTTGTTCACTTGAACTCTAGAAACAACCTTTTCAAAATAAATTTGATTATATTCTAAATACACAGGCCGCTTCCGAGCCAAGTTCATTTTCATTACCAGTAAGTTTAATTTTTGTAATTGTCGATATTTTTCTTCTCCTTCTTCTAACCCAGAAATTAACTCTAAAGTGTTTTGAACTTCTCTACCTTGTTCTATCTCAGGCGGCAAATAACCACTATTTTTCAAAATTTTATAGGCAATTTTTAAATCTTCTGGGACATTTGGCTCATCATCTAAATCAAGAGGTTGCCCTTTCCCTTGAATATCATCAAATACCCCCTTTTTCATTGCCTCTTTTATCTTTTCCTCTGCTATTTGAGCTAAAATGTCCATCTCTATTTTTGTTGTACTAACAAACTAAAAACAAAAAATCACCTTCAACTTTTCTCAATTTTACATTAAAATTTAATTAACCCAAGTTTATGACTTCGCTAACTTGTTAATATTACAACTTTTCTACAAAGCACGTTCTGAACCAGTTTATGCACAGCCCAAAAGCGAACTTTAGGCGTGTCCCACTCTTTGTACAGCAGGAAAGAAACCGTGCCTTCTAGAAACTCCAAAAGTTGAGCTCTTTAACCTTTTATCACAATCAAAGGCCGTAATCTAGCTACCTTTGTAGACAAACCTAAATTGTGAGTCACTTCCACTACCCTAGATACATCTTTATATGCAGAAGGAGCCTCTTCAGCAAGTCCCTTATAAGAATGTCCTCTTACTACAATTCCTGCTTTATTTAACTTAGAAATCAAATTTTTTCCTGAATAAGTCTTTTTGGCCTGATTTCTACTCATTACTCTTCCAGCGCCATGACAAGTAGAACCAAAGGAAAGCTTATCACTATTATCGCCCCCTGCTAAAATATAAGAAAACGTTCCCATACTTCCACCAATTAAAACTGGTTGACCTGCCTTTTGATATTTAAAAGGAATAAATTTATTTCTTGGCCCAAAAGATCGTGTAGCTCCTTTACGATGTACATAAAGTTCTTTTAATTTCCCTTTTACTTCATACACTTCTTTTCTACAAGTATTATGCGAGACATCATAAAGTAGCGCTAAAAAAATACCTTTAAAAAATTTATTAAAAGCACTTCTAACTAAATGAGTAATAATTTGTCTATTAGCTAAAGCACAATTAATTGCTGCCTGCATTGCGCTAAAATAACGCCTGCCTAATTCTGATTTGATGGGAGCATAAGCTAAATTTTTATCAGGTAATGATAGCTTTCTTTTTTGAGTATATTTTACCATCTCTTGCATATATTCTGTTGCTACTTGATGGCCTAACCCTCTAGATCCACAATGAATACTTACTACAATTTGATTTAAACTAAGCCCAAAAATCTTTGCCTTTTCTAAATCAAAAATCTCTTCTACTACTTGAACTTCTAAGTAATGATTCCCAGCCCCAAGAGTTCCCATTTCATATTTTTGACGTTCTTTAGCTTTTTTAGAGACAAAATCTGGATTTGCTTCTTTGGCCACTCCATCATCCTCAATAAATTGCAAGTCTATTTCTTCTCCAAAACCTTGCTCTATTGCCCATCTTGCCCCACCTACAAGCATTTTATCCACTTCTTTAAAAGATAACTTGATATCACCTTTAGAGCCTACCCCAGCAGGAACACGTTGAAACAACTCATCAGCCAAATCTTCTTGAATAGGTAATATATCTCTTAAACTTAAAGGCGTTAGAAGCGTTCTCACTCCACAAGCAATATCAAACCCTACACCCCCAGCGGAAATAACTCCTTCCTCAGCATCAAAAGCAGCCACGCCTCCTATAGGAAAACCATACCCCGAATGGGTATCAGGCATAGCACATACAGGCGAAATTACTCCTGGAAGTTCAGCAATATTAAGAAGTTGTTGGAATACGGTTGACTCTAAAGCATCCAACAGTTTTTTATCTAAAAAAAGCCTAATATTTACTTTGTTAGAAGATTTTAACTCAAAAATATTATTTTCTATTTCTTTTATCTGCATAAAAACTACTTATTATAAAAATTTCTTCATAGATAACTGATAGTGTTTATAAAATAAAATTAATTGTTAGAAGATCTTCTTCTTCGCTCCTCCTGGATGAAATTAAAGAAAAAAACTAAAAAAATAGCTAAAAATAAAGAACTGACAGCACTAACTAAAATAATCAATTTAGATTTTGGTTTAAAGGGTTTAATTGGCAACAGCGGAGCATCTATAACAAAAAATTGTCTTTCCAATGCATCTTGAGCTTTTAATTCTGCAATTTGTTTTTCTAAATTAAAATAAGTTAACATTCGTTCTGAAATAAAAGAATCGTTACTATTGATTTTTTTTATTTTACTAGTCCATTCATCTATGATCTTTTTAATATTTTTTGCTTCCTGTTCAAGTACCTCTATTTGTCTTTGACTCTCACTGATATAATCTT includes:
- a CDS encoding RtcB family protein; its protein translation is MQIKEIENNIFELKSSNKVNIRLFLDKKLLDALESTVFQQLLNIAELPGVISPVCAMPDTHSGYGFPIGGVAAFDAEEGVISAGGVGFDIACGVRTLLTPLSLRDILPIQEDLADELFQRVPAGVGSKGDIKLSFKEVDKMLVGGARWAIEQGFGEEIDLQFIEDDGVAKEANPDFVSKKAKERQKYEMGTLGAGNHYLEVQVVEEIFDLEKAKIFGLSLNQIVVSIHCGSRGLGHQVATEYMQEMVKYTQKRKLSLPDKNLAYAPIKSELGRRYFSAMQAAINCALANRQIITHLVRSAFNKFFKGIFLALLYDVSHNTCRKEVYEVKGKLKELYVHRKGATRSFGPRNKFIPFKYQKAGQPVLIGGSMGTFSYILAGGDNSDKLSFGSTCHGAGRVMSRNQAKKTYSGKNLISKLNKAGIVVRGHSYKGLAEEAPSAYKDVSRVVEVTHNLGLSTKVARLRPLIVIKG
- a CDS encoding MarC family protein — encoded protein: MENFWLSFVPLFIAVDPLGILPLFMALTQELSLEKLRQVAIQSVLTALVVAILFLLGGTYVLRLLGLSVADFMVSGGILLLIMSVVDLVSVEKKRRKVDPSDIGPVPLGVPIIAGPAVMTTSLLLMNEHGFWPTAIAVTINIGLVGIVFWFARSVYKFLGKNGARTISKLASLLLAAISVMIIRKGIMFYLK
- a CDS encoding RelA/SpoT family protein encodes the protein MIRITEILDKAKQYLPNKDIALIQKAYVFSAAAHAGQIRLSGEPYLSHPLEVANILTDLYLDGATIAAGLLHDTVEDTQTTIEEIREQFGKQVAKIVNGVTKISKINFTSKEEAQAENIRKMILAMADDIRVVLVKLADRLHNMRTLEHQKEIKQRLIAQETLEIYAPLANRLGLYRIKVELEDLSLRYSKPDIYFQIKEGIKNLQITGTQYIEKVSDILQNLLNQNKIQGKVSGRIKHIYSIYHKMETQNLSLEQVYDIIAFRIIVKSVKECYSVLGLVHSLWKPVPGRFKDYISMPKANMYQSLHTTVIGPDEERIEIQIRTEEMHRIAEYGVAAHWKYKEDGTKLNEKDVEKFSWLRQILDWQKELKDPREFMASLRFDLFQDEVYVFTPAGEIKELPEGATPVDFAYLIHSQVGDHCAGAKVNGKLVPLNTKLKNGDVVEIITDPHRHPSRDWLKFVKTAKARTRIKHWIRNEERETSIALGKEVLEKEARKLGLNLQTLIKEEKLLEVAQEFSFKTEDDLFSAVGYAKIRPRQILNRFLPKKDTLVEKKDKKEITSEQKKPGVRIKGVGDVLIRFARCCNPVPGDPIIGYISRGKGVTIHTLDCPNVKDMEPERKIDVFWDIPEAPSTFPVKIKIICVNKRGMLAKISHTLFKENIDIDSGQFRSNVDGKTELIFTILVETSSHLYKAIAALQKIPGVQEVLRVTMGKN
- a CDS encoding DnaJ family domain-containing protein translates to MDILAQIAEEKIKEAMKKGVFDDIQGKGQPLDLDDEPNVPEDLKIAYKILKNSGYLPPEIEQGREVQNTLELISGLEEGEEKYRQLQKLNLLVMKMNLARKRPVYLEYNQIYFEKVVSRVQVNKNRQGERRK
- a CDS encoding MBL fold metallo-hydrolase, with the translated sequence MEIVLWGCRGGIPVSGREYVEFGGNTPCIQIKTPQTEFIIDAGTGIRELGNMASIQEKKNFNFLFTHVHWDHILGLPFFRPIYEGATLEIFYNFQVQGDVVEYILDLFRKPYFPVEKQEVESRFISRPVDFPFKKEDLEIEAIPISHPDSGLGYKFKYNGKTFVYLTDNELEFNHVNSKSYEEYLEFCFSADLLIHDAEYLSQEYKRTKGWGHSRMEAVLEFAFNAKVKSLGLFHHSQNRKDDELLKLERSFQLLGKSKGLHIFMTRQGQSLML
- a CDS encoding FKBP-type peptidyl-prolyl cis-trans isomerase; the protein is MSKIAEGTQVSVHYTGKLADGTVFDSSEGREPLTFTIGQKQVIPGFEEAVAEMEVGEKKTITIPCEQAYGPKREDMIIDIPLETVPEDIPREVGQQILLRSPEGQEFPAFIVEVKEDALTIDANHPLAGEDLVFEIELVSA
- a CDS encoding 4Fe-4S dicluster domain-containing protein, with product MEGKAFFIDLTRCTACRGCQIACKEWHKLPAEETKNWGSHQNPKDLSYITYKLVRMKEVVDKKGHIQNWLFFPEQCRHCLEPPCKMAADDYDPEAIIHDPLTGAVIFTEKTKNLPFNEIREACPYNIPRQDPKTKIIAKCDMCIDRVQNGLLPICVKTCPTGAMNFGDRKEMVALAKKRLAKAKKIYPHASLGDLGDVRVIYLFQEKPNNYYEFAVASLDKNKYLSRKELLAKAFAPLKHIQTG
- the amrA gene encoding AmmeMemoRadiSam system protein A, which gives rise to MQEFKLNLSPEEKKYLKEIAKLSILEKFSNKKTNYPKPCTDQLEKHFGAFVTLKKNGNLRGCIGQIIGQKPLWKTIIEMAKAAAFEDPRFPPLQPSEINDIEIEISILSPFKKIKNIQEINPGQHGLFIQKGYYSGLLLPQVATEWNWDKKTFLEHTCLKAGLNPDCYKDPDTDIYVFEAVVF